GGACACGCTTCGTATTAACTTAACATCTGCCTTTGCCACCGTGCGTGGTGCGGCAAAAACGATGCTAAAGAAAGGTGGTTCAGTCGTACTGATGTCTTCGGCCGCGGCCCAGATCGGCTTGCCAAGTCATGAGGCGATCGCCGCCGCGAAGGCAGGAGTGATTGGTCTCGCAAAATCCGCCGCTGCCTCCTATGCGGGTCGCGGCTTGCGATTTAACGTGGTGGCACCCGGCCTTGTGAAGACACCGCTAACCGCAAAAATCTGGCAATCAGAGCGATCGTCTGCTGCCTCCGTTGCGATGCATCCCGTAGCTCGACTCGGAACTCCCACCGATATCGCTTCGATGATCGACTGGCTGTTGCAGGCTGAAAACTCTTGGGTAACGGGAGAAGTTTTCTCCATCGACGGTGGACTTAGCTCCGTCCGAGCTGTGCCGCGTAGTGGAAATCGTTAAGCCGTTTCGACGGAAACATCGTGCAATTTTCCCAAATAGCGATAAAGTAAGAGCCGCTCAATTCCTCGCTCAATTGCCCGATTATCCGAAAGATAATCGGCAATGGTTTCGTCCTTGACGCCCATTGCTTTAAGACGTCCTCGCAGATCAAACCAGGTTGGCAACCAAACCATGATCTCGCGAAAACGATCAACTCCACCCACTCTCTTCATGAAATATTTATAATTGAGGATGTAAAAAACCATCTCCTGAAAAGGGGATTCGGTTTGGCAAAATCCTGTTTGGTCGTAAATGTAGTGACCAGCAGCCGGCAGCCACTCCATTTTTTTGAGATGCAGCCGCTTCGCGATCTCAATTTCTTCGTCAGTGAATAACATTCCCAGACCCGTTCTCGTTTTTCGTCTCTCTGGCGGGCGACTTGTCTGAATTCAACTTTCAGTTCGCATTACCATTAGAAAAGAGATTTTTGTACCTGATGATCGTTCTTTATAGGCGTCTGGAGTTCGTTGAGTAGTCCCAAGACCCGTCCTGCAACCGCCATACCGCTCAGAAACGCGCCTTCCACACGCGGTCCTCCGCACCAATCTCCACATGCGAAAGCCCGAACATGATCGTCCGCAAGACATTTTTTCGGTAGCGGGTTGCCTGGAAGCGCATATCGCCAACGGTGTGCTACCTGGAAAGACGGCTCTCGAGGCGCAAGTCCAGTCGCTTTCCAAAATTCATCAAACAACCGCCGGCCGGCTTCCCGCTGCTCAAGCCCTAAGTTTTCTTGCGACCAGTCGGACGTCGCATGAACCACCCACGTCTCTGAGGCATCATCTCGTTGCGGTTTGCTGCTGTTTCGAGCAATCCAGCTAATCGGCGAATCGTGAACGAAGGCCGCATCAAGCTCAAGTTCTAACGTTTTTGGAAACGCGATCATCAGAGCCCAGCATCCATTAATCGTAACTCTCGAGGCAGCATTTGCCAGAGTTGGTGCGGCTTGCAAGAGAGCCGATGTCTGTGCCGCAGGCGCCGAGACAATCGCAAGGTCGAATCGTCCCAGATCCCTGTTTTCATCATCCGTCAATCGCCACTCATCTTCCATTCGTTCAAGCGGTGCGACTTGCGTTCCAAATCGCACATCCAGTTCATGGGCGAGATGCTTGCAAATGGCATTCATTCCGGGGACCCCCACATGCCGAGTTAACCCTTTTTTTTCTTCGATGACTTCGCCATCTCTCAAGACAACAATCTGTCCCGACCAAGGTGCAACGACGCCAATCTGGGTCCATGATTCCACGTACCGACGAAAACGCGAATCACGCACCGTAAAATATTGGGCACCATGGTCAAACCGCAGTTCCTGATCGGCCCGCCGCGTCGACATGCGGCCACCGACTCCTCGGCTTTTTTCAAAAACGGTCACTTGGCAACCATGATCCGCCAACGTTCGTGCACAGGTCAATCCGGATAACCCGGCCCCGACCACAGCCACTCTCGGAATCGGATCAAATAAGGGTCGCGTTGCTTTCTGCAGAAAAATCTTCGGATCGAGTCGTTTCGCGTGGTGTTCAGTCGACCGATCACGAACAGAACCAAAAATTGGCCGTTCGGGGGAAAACGGGCGATCAAATTGTCCCAAACACCAAAGAATGCCCCCCAACGAAGCAGGATCTCGGCCGTCGAGTGCGTACCGATGATTTAGGTCGGTCATCATGGACAATGCCCGCTTGGCATCAACCGTCCAATTCAGCAACGTTTTGCCCCAAGTCATCCGAACATTGTTGTGAAGTTCGCCCTGCATCAACAGAGATCGCTGTGCTGCATCCCATAACTGATCGGCCGTTTTTCCGCGGGCCAATTGCTCCCAGCAGAGCAGATCAGATCGGCGATCGCTGACGTGATCATCGAGGGTCGCGACAGCCCACGCGGGCAAGGCCGACACACGCGCATGCTCAGCTCGATGAAAGCAAAAAACGTACGCCATTTCACGCCAAATCAACAATTCATCAAGAAACTTTTCCGCGCCGGCGTGGTCCATTTCCGAGGCCTCGCGGGCAAGTCGCATCGGCGACACCATGCCGTAGTGCAGATAGGCCGACATGCGGCTTACGCCATCAACAAGCGGATTATTCCGCAGCCGAGCGTAATCAACCAGTTTGTCTTTTTTAAACGCGTCCCACCGCTGATAACCTGCGGTTGATCCACCCTGCGTGTGTGGCACAGGGCCAATCGAATGATCGATTTCGCAACTCGCCACCGCCTCATCGATCCGGCCATTACTAAAATCGAACGGTTCAAAAGGCAAATTAGCGGGAATGCTTGCCACAACTTTGGGAGTCAATGGCTTCGCCAAGAGACCCAATCGTTCCTCACGAAGGCGGCGGGTTGC
This genomic window from Pirellulaceae bacterium contains:
- a CDS encoding SDR family oxidoreductase, coding for MSESKPSASYLIIGASGGIGSALSQRLRSAGHRVFLASRESERLQTLANDLNAPARSVDATCLSDVQSCFEQGIEEFGSLDGVVNCVGSVLLKPAHLTSEEEWQDTLRINLTSAFATVRGAAKTMLKKGGSVVLMSSAAAQIGLPSHEAIAAAKAGVIGLAKSAAASYAGRGLRFNVVAPGLVKTPLTAKIWQSERSSAASVAMHPVARLGTPTDIASMIDWLLQAENSWVTGEVFSIDGGLSSVRAVPRSGNR
- a CDS encoding FAD-dependent oxidoreductase, with the translated sequence MRTAIRAAENPALEAAIGLANQLELPVFVYHGLSERYRFASDRHHTFVIQAAGDVQASLTKLGVAYSFFLERPGHRGEHLKTLARRSATVVTEDMPVDPLRRWTTVLSRAVPVPVLAVDTSCVVPMQLVPKSYERAFAYRDATRRLREERLGLLAKPLTPKVVASIPANLPFEPFDFSNGRIDEAVASCEIDHSIGPVPHTQGGSTAGYQRWDAFKKDKLVDYARLRNNPLVDGVSRMSAYLHYGMVSPMRLAREASEMDHAGAEKFLDELLIWREMAYVFCFHRAEHARVSALPAWAVATLDDHVSDRRSDLLCWEQLARGKTADQLWDAAQRSLLMQGELHNNVRMTWGKTLLNWTVDAKRALSMMTDLNHRYALDGRDPASLGGILWCLGQFDRPFSPERPIFGSVRDRSTEHHAKRLDPKIFLQKATRPLFDPIPRVAVVGAGLSGLTCARTLADHGCQVTVFEKSRGVGGRMSTRRADQELRFDHGAQYFTVRDSRFRRYVESWTQIGVVAPWSGQIVVLRDGEVIEEKKGLTRHVGVPGMNAICKHLAHELDVRFGTQVAPLERMEDEWRLTDDENRDLGRFDLAIVSAPAAQTSALLQAAPTLANAASRVTINGCWALMIAFPKTLELELDAAFVHDSPISWIARNSSKPQRDDASETWVVHATSDWSQENLGLEQREAGRRLFDEFWKATGLAPREPSFQVAHRWRYALPGNPLPKKCLADDHVRAFACGDWCGGPRVEGAFLSGMAVAGRVLGLLNELQTPIKNDHQVQKSLF